Proteins encoded together in one Tripterygium wilfordii isolate XIE 37 chromosome 14, ASM1340144v1, whole genome shotgun sequence window:
- the LOC120014896 gene encoding splicing factor U2af large subunit B-like isoform X6, with product MTEYEGRYEGNGGGEEFDNNYPAGFSPQPRASSHGHGGADDHSDSKSQHGSRDYERESSKSREKDRVKREEDRERDGNRERSKDMDREKSRDRERDRDKDRDRHHRDSHRDRSDRRERGRDRDDDRSRDYDRRKDYDREDRHRHRSRSRGRSEHRPKSRSRSRSRSKSKRISGFDMAPPASAMLAGAAAVAAAGQMPGANPAIPGMFPNMFPMATGQQFGALPVMPVQAMTQQATRHARRVYVGGLPPTANEQSVATYFSQVMAAIGGNTAGPGDAVVNVYINHEKKFAFVEMRSVEEASNAMALDGIIFEGAPVKVRRPSDYNPSLAATLGPSQPNPNLNLAAVGLSPGSAGGLEGPDRIFVGGLPYYFTEAQIRELLESFGPLRGFDLVKDRETGNSKGYAFCVYQDLSVTDIACAALNGIKMGDKTLTVRRANQGTTQPKPEQENVLLHAQQQIALQRLMLQPTAAIIASKVVCLTQVVSEDELKDDEEYEDILEDMRQEGGKFGTLVNVVIPRPNPNGEPSPGVGKVFLEYADVEGATKARTGMNGRKFGGNIVAAVFFPENKLSQGEYDS from the exons CATGGGTCTCGTGATTATGAAAGAGAATCTTCCAAAAGTAGGGAGAAGGATAGAGTAAAACGTGAGGAGGACCGGGAGAGGGATGGGAATCGTGAAAGAAGTAAGGATATGGATAGGGAGAAAAGCAGGGACAGGGAGAGGGACCGCGACAAGGATCGTGACCGCCATCATAGGGATAGCCATAGGGATCGTAGTGACAGGAGGGAGCGAGGAAGAGATAGAGATGATGATCGAAGCCGAGATTATGACAG AAGGAAAGATTACGATAGGGAGGATAGGCACAGGCACCGATCTCGTTCGAGGGGTAGATCTGAGCACCGGCCAAAGTCAAGGTCCCGGTCTCGCTCACGCTCAAAAAG CAAAAGGATTAGTGGTTTTGACATGGCACCTCCCGCCTCAGCAATGTTAGCTGGTGCTGCCGCTGTCGCTGCAGCAG GTCAGATGCCTGGTGCTAACCCAGCTATACCTGGGATGTTCCCAAACATGTTTCCTATGGCAACTGGGCAG CAGTTTGGTGCTCTTCCCGTAATGCCAGTACAGGCAATGACTCAGCAG GCTACTAGGCATGCTCGGCGAGTATATGTTGGAGGGCTTCCTCCCACAGCAAATGAACAG TCTGTGGCAACTTACTTTAGTCAGGTTATGGCTGCAATTGGAGGAAACACTGCCGGCCCAG GGGATGCTGTTGTCAATGTATATATAAACCATGAAAAGAAGTTTGCTTTTGTGGAGATGAGATCAGTTGAGGAGGCCAGCAATGCAATGGCTTTAGATGGGATCATATTTGAG GGAGCACCTGTTAAGGTCAGGAGGCCTAGTGACTACAACCCTTCTCTTGCTGCTACCCTTGGTCCTAGCCAGCCCAATCCCAATCTTAACTTGGCTGCTGTTGGTCTCAGTCCGGGTTCAGCTGGTGGACTTGAAGGTCCAGACCGCATATTTGTGGGTGGGCTCCCATATTATTTCACAGAAGCACAGATTAGAGAGttgttggaatcttttggtCCCCTCCGAGGTTTCGATCTAGTAAAAGATAGAGAAACCGGGAATTCTAAAGGCTATGCATTTTGTGTCTATCAAGATCTTTCTGTTACAGATATAGCTTGTGCTGCTCTGAATGGAATTAAAATGGGCGATAAGACACTCACAGTCAGGCGTGCAAACCAGGGAACAACTCAACCTAAACCTGAGCAAGAGAATGTACTATTACATGCACAGCAGCAGATTGCATTGCAG AGGCTTATGTTACAGCCCACTGCCGCCATAATAGCCTCCAAGGTTGTGTGTCTAACCCAAGTAGTTTCCGAGGATGAGCTCAAAGACGATGAGGAGTATGAAGACATTCTGGAGGACATGAGGCAAGAAGGTGGAAAATTTG GTACATTGGTGAATGTTGTCATCCCACGCCCAAACCCCAATGGCGAACCATCACCTGGCGTTGGGAAG GTGTTCTTGGAGTATGCAGATGTTGAAGGTGCTACAAAGGCCAGGACAGGAATGAATGGTAGGAAATTTGGTGGGAATATTGTTGCGGCGGTCTTCTTTCCTGAGAATAAGTTGTCCCAGGGAGAGTATGACAGTTAA
- the LOC120014896 gene encoding splicing factor U2af large subunit B-like isoform X1 — MTEYEGRYEGNGGGEEFDNNYPAGFSPQPRASSHGHGGADDHSDSKSQHGSRDYERESSKSREKDRVKREEDRERDGNRERSKDMDREKSRDRERDRDKDRDRHHRDSHRDRSDRRERGRDRDDDRSRDYDRRKDYDREDRHRHRSRSRGRSEHRPKSRSRSRSRSKSKRISGFDMAPPASAMLAGAAAVAAAAFMYKEEPCTGLIGQMPGANPAIPGMFPNMFPMATGQQFGALPVMPVQAMTQQATRHARRVYVGGLPPTANEQSVATYFSQVMAAIGGNTAGPGDAVVNVYINHEKKFAFVEMRSVEEASNAMALDGIIFEGAPVKVRRPSDYNPSLAATLGPSQPNPNLNLAAVGLSPGSAGGLEGPDRIFVGGLPYYFTEAQIRELLESFGPLRGFDLVKDRETGNSKGYAFCVYQDLSVTDIACAALNGIKMGDKTLTVRRANQGTTQPKPEQENVLLHAQQQIALQRLMLQPTAAIIASKVVCLTQVVSEDELKDDEEYEDILEDMRQEGGKFAICSPTFCYKESGLTYTDRGFLSPLSIITCDYFVTFSENFVDSKFSHIICRYIGECCHPTPKPQWRTITWRWEGVLGVCRC, encoded by the exons CATGGGTCTCGTGATTATGAAAGAGAATCTTCCAAAAGTAGGGAGAAGGATAGAGTAAAACGTGAGGAGGACCGGGAGAGGGATGGGAATCGTGAAAGAAGTAAGGATATGGATAGGGAGAAAAGCAGGGACAGGGAGAGGGACCGCGACAAGGATCGTGACCGCCATCATAGGGATAGCCATAGGGATCGTAGTGACAGGAGGGAGCGAGGAAGAGATAGAGATGATGATCGAAGCCGAGATTATGACAG AAGGAAAGATTACGATAGGGAGGATAGGCACAGGCACCGATCTCGTTCGAGGGGTAGATCTGAGCACCGGCCAAAGTCAAGGTCCCGGTCTCGCTCACGCTCAAAAAG CAAAAGGATTAGTGGTTTTGACATGGCACCTCCCGCCTCAGCAATGTTAGCTGGTGCTGCCGCTGTCGCTGCAGCAG CTTTTATGTACAAGGAGGAACCATGCACCGGTTTGATTG GTCAGATGCCTGGTGCTAACCCAGCTATACCTGGGATGTTCCCAAACATGTTTCCTATGGCAACTGGGCAG CAGTTTGGTGCTCTTCCCGTAATGCCAGTACAGGCAATGACTCAGCAG GCTACTAGGCATGCTCGGCGAGTATATGTTGGAGGGCTTCCTCCCACAGCAAATGAACAG TCTGTGGCAACTTACTTTAGTCAGGTTATGGCTGCAATTGGAGGAAACACTGCCGGCCCAG GGGATGCTGTTGTCAATGTATATATAAACCATGAAAAGAAGTTTGCTTTTGTGGAGATGAGATCAGTTGAGGAGGCCAGCAATGCAATGGCTTTAGATGGGATCATATTTGAG GGAGCACCTGTTAAGGTCAGGAGGCCTAGTGACTACAACCCTTCTCTTGCTGCTACCCTTGGTCCTAGCCAGCCCAATCCCAATCTTAACTTGGCTGCTGTTGGTCTCAGTCCGGGTTCAGCTGGTGGACTTGAAGGTCCAGACCGCATATTTGTGGGTGGGCTCCCATATTATTTCACAGAAGCACAGATTAGAGAGttgttggaatcttttggtCCCCTCCGAGGTTTCGATCTAGTAAAAGATAGAGAAACCGGGAATTCTAAAGGCTATGCATTTTGTGTCTATCAAGATCTTTCTGTTACAGATATAGCTTGTGCTGCTCTGAATGGAATTAAAATGGGCGATAAGACACTCACAGTCAGGCGTGCAAACCAGGGAACAACTCAACCTAAACCTGAGCAAGAGAATGTACTATTACATGCACAGCAGCAGATTGCATTGCAG AGGCTTATGTTACAGCCCACTGCCGCCATAATAGCCTCCAAGGTTGTGTGTCTAACCCAAGTAGTTTCCGAGGATGAGCTCAAAGACGATGAGGAGTATGAAGACATTCTGGAGGACATGAGGCAAGAAGGTGGAAAATTTG CCATATGTAGTCCCACTTTCTGCTATAAAGAATCAGGCCTAACATATACAGACAGAGGATTCCTTAGCCCTCTATCTATAATCACCTGTGATTATTTTGTTACCTTTTCTGAAAACTTTGTGGATTCCAAATTTTCACACATTATATGCAGGTACATTGGTGAATGTTGTCATCCCACGCCCAAACCCCAATGGCGAACCATCACCTGGCGTTGGGAAG GTGTTCTTGGAGTATGCAGATGTTGA
- the LOC120014896 gene encoding splicing factor U2af large subunit B-like isoform X4 — translation MTEYEGRYEGNGGGEEFDNNYPAGFSPQPRASSHGHGGADDHSDSKSQHGSRDYERESSKSREKDRVKREEDRERDGNRERSKDMDREKSRDRERDRDKDRDRHHRDSHRDRSDRRERGRDRDDDRSRDYDRRKDYDREDRHRHRSRSRGRSEHRPKSRSRSRSRSKSKRISGFDMAPPASAMLAGAAAVAAAAFMYKEEPCTGLIGQMPGANPAIPGMFPNMFPMATGQQFGALPVMPVQAMTQQATRHARRVYVGGLPPTANEQSVATYFSQVMAAIGGNTAGPGDAVVNVYINHEKKFAFVEMRSVEEASNAMALDGIIFEGAPVKVRRPSDYNPSLAATLGPSQPNPNLNLAAVGLSPGSAGGLEGPDRIFVGGLPYYFTEAQIRELLESFGPLRGFDLVKDRETGNSKGYAFCVYQDLSVTDIACAALNGIKMGDKTLTVRRANQGTTQPKPEQENVLLHAQQQIALQRLMLQPTAAIIASKVVCLTQVVSEDELKDDEEYEDILEDMRQEGGKFGTLVNVVIPRPNPNGEPSPGVGKVFLEYADVEGATKARTGMNGRKFGGNIVAAVFFPENKLSQGEYDS, via the exons CATGGGTCTCGTGATTATGAAAGAGAATCTTCCAAAAGTAGGGAGAAGGATAGAGTAAAACGTGAGGAGGACCGGGAGAGGGATGGGAATCGTGAAAGAAGTAAGGATATGGATAGGGAGAAAAGCAGGGACAGGGAGAGGGACCGCGACAAGGATCGTGACCGCCATCATAGGGATAGCCATAGGGATCGTAGTGACAGGAGGGAGCGAGGAAGAGATAGAGATGATGATCGAAGCCGAGATTATGACAG AAGGAAAGATTACGATAGGGAGGATAGGCACAGGCACCGATCTCGTTCGAGGGGTAGATCTGAGCACCGGCCAAAGTCAAGGTCCCGGTCTCGCTCACGCTCAAAAAG CAAAAGGATTAGTGGTTTTGACATGGCACCTCCCGCCTCAGCAATGTTAGCTGGTGCTGCCGCTGTCGCTGCAGCAG CTTTTATGTACAAGGAGGAACCATGCACCGGTTTGATTG GTCAGATGCCTGGTGCTAACCCAGCTATACCTGGGATGTTCCCAAACATGTTTCCTATGGCAACTGGGCAG CAGTTTGGTGCTCTTCCCGTAATGCCAGTACAGGCAATGACTCAGCAG GCTACTAGGCATGCTCGGCGAGTATATGTTGGAGGGCTTCCTCCCACAGCAAATGAACAG TCTGTGGCAACTTACTTTAGTCAGGTTATGGCTGCAATTGGAGGAAACACTGCCGGCCCAG GGGATGCTGTTGTCAATGTATATATAAACCATGAAAAGAAGTTTGCTTTTGTGGAGATGAGATCAGTTGAGGAGGCCAGCAATGCAATGGCTTTAGATGGGATCATATTTGAG GGAGCACCTGTTAAGGTCAGGAGGCCTAGTGACTACAACCCTTCTCTTGCTGCTACCCTTGGTCCTAGCCAGCCCAATCCCAATCTTAACTTGGCTGCTGTTGGTCTCAGTCCGGGTTCAGCTGGTGGACTTGAAGGTCCAGACCGCATATTTGTGGGTGGGCTCCCATATTATTTCACAGAAGCACAGATTAGAGAGttgttggaatcttttggtCCCCTCCGAGGTTTCGATCTAGTAAAAGATAGAGAAACCGGGAATTCTAAAGGCTATGCATTTTGTGTCTATCAAGATCTTTCTGTTACAGATATAGCTTGTGCTGCTCTGAATGGAATTAAAATGGGCGATAAGACACTCACAGTCAGGCGTGCAAACCAGGGAACAACTCAACCTAAACCTGAGCAAGAGAATGTACTATTACATGCACAGCAGCAGATTGCATTGCAG AGGCTTATGTTACAGCCCACTGCCGCCATAATAGCCTCCAAGGTTGTGTGTCTAACCCAAGTAGTTTCCGAGGATGAGCTCAAAGACGATGAGGAGTATGAAGACATTCTGGAGGACATGAGGCAAGAAGGTGGAAAATTTG GTACATTGGTGAATGTTGTCATCCCACGCCCAAACCCCAATGGCGAACCATCACCTGGCGTTGGGAAG GTGTTCTTGGAGTATGCAGATGTTGAAGGTGCTACAAAGGCCAGGACAGGAATGAATGGTAGGAAATTTGGTGGGAATATTGTTGCGGCGGTCTTCTTTCCTGAGAATAAGTTGTCCCAGGGAGAGTATGACAGTTAA
- the LOC120014896 gene encoding splicing factor U2af large subunit B-like isoform X3 — MTEYEGRYEGNGGGEEFDNNYPAGFSPQPRASSHGHGGADDHSDSKSQHGSRDYERESSKSREKDRVKREEDRERDGNRERSKDMDREKSRDRERDRDKDRDRHHRDSHRDRSDRRERGRDRDDDRSRDYDRRKDYDREDRHRHRSRSRGRSEHRPKSRSRSRSRSKSKRISGFDMAPPASAMLAGAAAVAAAGQMPGANPAIPGMFPNMFPMATGQQFGALPVMPVQAMTQQATRHARRVYVGGLPPTANEQSVATYFSQVMAAIGGNTAGPGDAVVNVYINHEKKFAFVEMRSVEEASNAMALDGIIFEGAPVKVRRPSDYNPSLAATLGPSQPNPNLNLAAVGLSPGSAGGLEGPDRIFVGGLPYYFTEAQIRELLESFGPLRGFDLVKDRETGNSKGYAFCVYQDLSVTDIACAALNGIKMGDKTLTVRRANQGTTQPKPEQENVLLHAQQQIALQRLMLQPTAAIIASKVVCLTQVVSEDELKDDEEYEDILEDMRQEGGKFAICSPTFCYKESGLTYTDRGFLSPLSIITCDYFVTFSENFVDSKFSHIICRYIGECCHPTPKPQWRTITWRWEGVLGVCRC; from the exons CATGGGTCTCGTGATTATGAAAGAGAATCTTCCAAAAGTAGGGAGAAGGATAGAGTAAAACGTGAGGAGGACCGGGAGAGGGATGGGAATCGTGAAAGAAGTAAGGATATGGATAGGGAGAAAAGCAGGGACAGGGAGAGGGACCGCGACAAGGATCGTGACCGCCATCATAGGGATAGCCATAGGGATCGTAGTGACAGGAGGGAGCGAGGAAGAGATAGAGATGATGATCGAAGCCGAGATTATGACAG AAGGAAAGATTACGATAGGGAGGATAGGCACAGGCACCGATCTCGTTCGAGGGGTAGATCTGAGCACCGGCCAAAGTCAAGGTCCCGGTCTCGCTCACGCTCAAAAAG CAAAAGGATTAGTGGTTTTGACATGGCACCTCCCGCCTCAGCAATGTTAGCTGGTGCTGCCGCTGTCGCTGCAGCAG GTCAGATGCCTGGTGCTAACCCAGCTATACCTGGGATGTTCCCAAACATGTTTCCTATGGCAACTGGGCAG CAGTTTGGTGCTCTTCCCGTAATGCCAGTACAGGCAATGACTCAGCAG GCTACTAGGCATGCTCGGCGAGTATATGTTGGAGGGCTTCCTCCCACAGCAAATGAACAG TCTGTGGCAACTTACTTTAGTCAGGTTATGGCTGCAATTGGAGGAAACACTGCCGGCCCAG GGGATGCTGTTGTCAATGTATATATAAACCATGAAAAGAAGTTTGCTTTTGTGGAGATGAGATCAGTTGAGGAGGCCAGCAATGCAATGGCTTTAGATGGGATCATATTTGAG GGAGCACCTGTTAAGGTCAGGAGGCCTAGTGACTACAACCCTTCTCTTGCTGCTACCCTTGGTCCTAGCCAGCCCAATCCCAATCTTAACTTGGCTGCTGTTGGTCTCAGTCCGGGTTCAGCTGGTGGACTTGAAGGTCCAGACCGCATATTTGTGGGTGGGCTCCCATATTATTTCACAGAAGCACAGATTAGAGAGttgttggaatcttttggtCCCCTCCGAGGTTTCGATCTAGTAAAAGATAGAGAAACCGGGAATTCTAAAGGCTATGCATTTTGTGTCTATCAAGATCTTTCTGTTACAGATATAGCTTGTGCTGCTCTGAATGGAATTAAAATGGGCGATAAGACACTCACAGTCAGGCGTGCAAACCAGGGAACAACTCAACCTAAACCTGAGCAAGAGAATGTACTATTACATGCACAGCAGCAGATTGCATTGCAG AGGCTTATGTTACAGCCCACTGCCGCCATAATAGCCTCCAAGGTTGTGTGTCTAACCCAAGTAGTTTCCGAGGATGAGCTCAAAGACGATGAGGAGTATGAAGACATTCTGGAGGACATGAGGCAAGAAGGTGGAAAATTTG CCATATGTAGTCCCACTTTCTGCTATAAAGAATCAGGCCTAACATATACAGACAGAGGATTCCTTAGCCCTCTATCTATAATCACCTGTGATTATTTTGTTACCTTTTCTGAAAACTTTGTGGATTCCAAATTTTCACACATTATATGCAGGTACATTGGTGAATGTTGTCATCCCACGCCCAAACCCCAATGGCGAACCATCACCTGGCGTTGGGAAG GTGTTCTTGGAGTATGCAGATGTTGA
- the LOC120014896 gene encoding splicing factor U2af large subunit B-like isoform X2 produces MTEYEGRYEGNGGGEEFDNNYPAGFSPQPRASSHGHGGADDHSDSKSQHGSRDYERESSKSREKDRVKREEDRERDGNRERSKDMDREKSRDRERDRDKDRDRHHRDSHRDRSDRRERGRDRDDDRSRDYDRRKDYDREDRHRHRSRSRGRSEHRPKSRSRSRSRSKSKRISGFDMAPPASAMLAGAAAVAAAAFMYKEEPCTGLIGQMPGANPAIPGMFPNMFPMATGQFGALPVMPVQAMTQQATRHARRVYVGGLPPTANEQSVATYFSQVMAAIGGNTAGPGDAVVNVYINHEKKFAFVEMRSVEEASNAMALDGIIFEGAPVKVRRPSDYNPSLAATLGPSQPNPNLNLAAVGLSPGSAGGLEGPDRIFVGGLPYYFTEAQIRELLESFGPLRGFDLVKDRETGNSKGYAFCVYQDLSVTDIACAALNGIKMGDKTLTVRRANQGTTQPKPEQENVLLHAQQQIALQRLMLQPTAAIIASKVVCLTQVVSEDELKDDEEYEDILEDMRQEGGKFAICSPTFCYKESGLTYTDRGFLSPLSIITCDYFVTFSENFVDSKFSHIICRYIGECCHPTPKPQWRTITWRWEGVLGVCRC; encoded by the exons CATGGGTCTCGTGATTATGAAAGAGAATCTTCCAAAAGTAGGGAGAAGGATAGAGTAAAACGTGAGGAGGACCGGGAGAGGGATGGGAATCGTGAAAGAAGTAAGGATATGGATAGGGAGAAAAGCAGGGACAGGGAGAGGGACCGCGACAAGGATCGTGACCGCCATCATAGGGATAGCCATAGGGATCGTAGTGACAGGAGGGAGCGAGGAAGAGATAGAGATGATGATCGAAGCCGAGATTATGACAG AAGGAAAGATTACGATAGGGAGGATAGGCACAGGCACCGATCTCGTTCGAGGGGTAGATCTGAGCACCGGCCAAAGTCAAGGTCCCGGTCTCGCTCACGCTCAAAAAG CAAAAGGATTAGTGGTTTTGACATGGCACCTCCCGCCTCAGCAATGTTAGCTGGTGCTGCCGCTGTCGCTGCAGCAG CTTTTATGTACAAGGAGGAACCATGCACCGGTTTGATTG GTCAGATGCCTGGTGCTAACCCAGCTATACCTGGGATGTTCCCAAACATGTTTCCTATGGCAACTGGGCAG TTTGGTGCTCTTCCCGTAATGCCAGTACAGGCAATGACTCAGCAG GCTACTAGGCATGCTCGGCGAGTATATGTTGGAGGGCTTCCTCCCACAGCAAATGAACAG TCTGTGGCAACTTACTTTAGTCAGGTTATGGCTGCAATTGGAGGAAACACTGCCGGCCCAG GGGATGCTGTTGTCAATGTATATATAAACCATGAAAAGAAGTTTGCTTTTGTGGAGATGAGATCAGTTGAGGAGGCCAGCAATGCAATGGCTTTAGATGGGATCATATTTGAG GGAGCACCTGTTAAGGTCAGGAGGCCTAGTGACTACAACCCTTCTCTTGCTGCTACCCTTGGTCCTAGCCAGCCCAATCCCAATCTTAACTTGGCTGCTGTTGGTCTCAGTCCGGGTTCAGCTGGTGGACTTGAAGGTCCAGACCGCATATTTGTGGGTGGGCTCCCATATTATTTCACAGAAGCACAGATTAGAGAGttgttggaatcttttggtCCCCTCCGAGGTTTCGATCTAGTAAAAGATAGAGAAACCGGGAATTCTAAAGGCTATGCATTTTGTGTCTATCAAGATCTTTCTGTTACAGATATAGCTTGTGCTGCTCTGAATGGAATTAAAATGGGCGATAAGACACTCACAGTCAGGCGTGCAAACCAGGGAACAACTCAACCTAAACCTGAGCAAGAGAATGTACTATTACATGCACAGCAGCAGATTGCATTGCAG AGGCTTATGTTACAGCCCACTGCCGCCATAATAGCCTCCAAGGTTGTGTGTCTAACCCAAGTAGTTTCCGAGGATGAGCTCAAAGACGATGAGGAGTATGAAGACATTCTGGAGGACATGAGGCAAGAAGGTGGAAAATTTG CCATATGTAGTCCCACTTTCTGCTATAAAGAATCAGGCCTAACATATACAGACAGAGGATTCCTTAGCCCTCTATCTATAATCACCTGTGATTATTTTGTTACCTTTTCTGAAAACTTTGTGGATTCCAAATTTTCACACATTATATGCAGGTACATTGGTGAATGTTGTCATCCCACGCCCAAACCCCAATGGCGAACCATCACCTGGCGTTGGGAAG GTGTTCTTGGAGTATGCAGATGTTGA
- the LOC120014896 gene encoding splicing factor U2af large subunit B-like isoform X5, giving the protein MTEYEGRYEGNGGGEEFDNNYPAGFSPQPRASSHGHGGADDHSDSKSQHGSRDYERESSKSREKDRVKREEDRERDGNRERSKDMDREKSRDRERDRDKDRDRHHRDSHRDRSDRRERGRDRDDDRSRDYDRRKDYDREDRHRHRSRSRGRSEHRPKSRSRSRSRSKSKRISGFDMAPPASAMLAGAAAVAAAGQMPGANPAIPGMFPNMFPMATGQFGALPVMPVQAMTQQATRHARRVYVGGLPPTANEQSVATYFSQVMAAIGGNTAGPGDAVVNVYINHEKKFAFVEMRSVEEASNAMALDGIIFEGAPVKVRRPSDYNPSLAATLGPSQPNPNLNLAAVGLSPGSAGGLEGPDRIFVGGLPYYFTEAQIRELLESFGPLRGFDLVKDRETGNSKGYAFCVYQDLSVTDIACAALNGIKMGDKTLTVRRANQGTTQPKPEQENVLLHAQQQIALQRLMLQPTAAIIASKVVCLTQVVSEDELKDDEEYEDILEDMRQEGGKFAICSPTFCYKESGLTYTDRGFLSPLSIITCDYFVTFSENFVDSKFSHIICRYIGECCHPTPKPQWRTITWRWEGVLGVCRC; this is encoded by the exons CATGGGTCTCGTGATTATGAAAGAGAATCTTCCAAAAGTAGGGAGAAGGATAGAGTAAAACGTGAGGAGGACCGGGAGAGGGATGGGAATCGTGAAAGAAGTAAGGATATGGATAGGGAGAAAAGCAGGGACAGGGAGAGGGACCGCGACAAGGATCGTGACCGCCATCATAGGGATAGCCATAGGGATCGTAGTGACAGGAGGGAGCGAGGAAGAGATAGAGATGATGATCGAAGCCGAGATTATGACAG AAGGAAAGATTACGATAGGGAGGATAGGCACAGGCACCGATCTCGTTCGAGGGGTAGATCTGAGCACCGGCCAAAGTCAAGGTCCCGGTCTCGCTCACGCTCAAAAAG CAAAAGGATTAGTGGTTTTGACATGGCACCTCCCGCCTCAGCAATGTTAGCTGGTGCTGCCGCTGTCGCTGCAGCAG GTCAGATGCCTGGTGCTAACCCAGCTATACCTGGGATGTTCCCAAACATGTTTCCTATGGCAACTGGGCAG TTTGGTGCTCTTCCCGTAATGCCAGTACAGGCAATGACTCAGCAG GCTACTAGGCATGCTCGGCGAGTATATGTTGGAGGGCTTCCTCCCACAGCAAATGAACAG TCTGTGGCAACTTACTTTAGTCAGGTTATGGCTGCAATTGGAGGAAACACTGCCGGCCCAG GGGATGCTGTTGTCAATGTATATATAAACCATGAAAAGAAGTTTGCTTTTGTGGAGATGAGATCAGTTGAGGAGGCCAGCAATGCAATGGCTTTAGATGGGATCATATTTGAG GGAGCACCTGTTAAGGTCAGGAGGCCTAGTGACTACAACCCTTCTCTTGCTGCTACCCTTGGTCCTAGCCAGCCCAATCCCAATCTTAACTTGGCTGCTGTTGGTCTCAGTCCGGGTTCAGCTGGTGGACTTGAAGGTCCAGACCGCATATTTGTGGGTGGGCTCCCATATTATTTCACAGAAGCACAGATTAGAGAGttgttggaatcttttggtCCCCTCCGAGGTTTCGATCTAGTAAAAGATAGAGAAACCGGGAATTCTAAAGGCTATGCATTTTGTGTCTATCAAGATCTTTCTGTTACAGATATAGCTTGTGCTGCTCTGAATGGAATTAAAATGGGCGATAAGACACTCACAGTCAGGCGTGCAAACCAGGGAACAACTCAACCTAAACCTGAGCAAGAGAATGTACTATTACATGCACAGCAGCAGATTGCATTGCAG AGGCTTATGTTACAGCCCACTGCCGCCATAATAGCCTCCAAGGTTGTGTGTCTAACCCAAGTAGTTTCCGAGGATGAGCTCAAAGACGATGAGGAGTATGAAGACATTCTGGAGGACATGAGGCAAGAAGGTGGAAAATTTG CCATATGTAGTCCCACTTTCTGCTATAAAGAATCAGGCCTAACATATACAGACAGAGGATTCCTTAGCCCTCTATCTATAATCACCTGTGATTATTTTGTTACCTTTTCTGAAAACTTTGTGGATTCCAAATTTTCACACATTATATGCAGGTACATTGGTGAATGTTGTCATCCCACGCCCAAACCCCAATGGCGAACCATCACCTGGCGTTGGGAAG GTGTTCTTGGAGTATGCAGATGTTGA